The window TCACCGCTCTTCCATGTGCGAAAGGAGAGACATCCTCCCTCCGGCATTGCATCTAAAGAGTTATTGATTATATTTAACAGCACCTCTCTCAGCTCAGTACTATTCCCCCTCACCATGGGTATTTCTTGCAGACCGTGCTCCTCTATTTGATAATCTATCCCGTTTGCCTGTGAAACAGTCTTCCATCTCGGCCTTGCGAAATCAATAACCTCTTTTAACAGTTCCCCAACTTCTAAGGACGTAAAATGGGATTCGTCTGTTTCACTCCTCGTAAACTTCATCATCCTGCTCACTATCTCAGTGCCATCGGCGACACTTTTCAAAATCACATTCAGTTTATTGTTTATCTCTTCATGGTCTCTATATTTATCCTCCAGCAAAAGGGCATACCCTTTGATTATGGCAAGTATGTTATTAAACTCATGTGAAATGCCTGAGGTCATCACCCCCATAGCCTTCAATTTCTCTGACTGCAGCAAGGCCTCCTCCATTTGATTGCGTTCAGTGATGTCTTCTGCAATACCCTCAACAGAAATGACTTTATTCTGATTGTCAAAGACCGGCACTTCCTGGACTTTCAACGTCCGTATCGAACCGTTCTTGTGATAAATTTCCACTTTATAGGGAGGCTGCTTGATACCTTTTGTACTGAGTTCTCTGTGATGCACCACTTCGGTATTTATGGGATCATCAGTCATGTATTCAGCATAGTGGGTGAGAAACTCCTTTGGTGTATAGCCAAGTATGTTGGTTATTGAAGTGCTGATGTAGGTAAAGATACCTTCAGTATTGTGCGAGTAGAAAAAGTAATTATCCTGGAGATTTTCGATAAGTCTTCTATATTTTGTCTCAGATTTTTCCAGCTCATTCTCCCCGCGTCTGCGTTTGATGAAGACCCCTATTTGGCTGCCGATTGCCGACATCATAGCAAGCAGTTCCCTGTCGGGCTGCCTTATCTCGTGGCTAAAGAAACTGATTGTTCCAAGTACCTCCTTACCACTCAGAATAGGAAAGCCAAAGGCCCCATGGAGCCCCTCTCTGGATGCAATTTTTGCCCGTGGGAAATTTGAGTCTCTGACTACATCCTCAATCCAGATAGGCTGAACACTCGATAAAACTCTCCCCGGTAATCCAATACCCGGGGGAAAGGTTCTTTGCCTGGTAATGGTTGCAAATTCCGAAACTTCAAGGGACGGAAGATGCCAGAGTTCGCAGCAATGTAACAGGCATTCCTTCTTATCCAGCAACCATATTTCCCCAAGATCCCATTCAAGAGCCTTGCATACAGCTTGAAGAATTTTTGAGAACGCCTCTCTTATTGTAGCGGCCTCTGCTAATACCTTTGTCACAATGTGTTGAGCTCTTAACCTGCTTTCCGCACTTTTTCGTTCGGTAATATCTTCCTTGACCGCAATAAAATGGGTAATAATACCTTCACTGTTCCTGACTGGTGAGATAGATGCGGATTCCCAATAGTTTTTACCGTTCTTTTTCGTATTACAAAATGTTCCATGCCATTCTCTGCCAGACGTAATAGCCTCCCACAAGTTTTTGTGAACCTGAGAAGGTGTTTTCTGCGATTTCAGAATGCTGGGATTTCTCCCTATAACCTCTCCTGAATCATAACCGGTTATCTGGGTAAATTTTGGATTGACATATTCAATGATACCGTCTTTATCAGTAATCACAATTGAGCTGGAGCTTTGCTCGATAGCTTGTGATAAACGGCATCTTTTTTCTTCCGTTCTTTTATGTTCGGCTATTTCCGACTTCAATATTTCGTTTGTTTCCGCCAGCTCTCTGTTGCATTCGTCTAAGCGTTTCTCCAGAACCTCGATACGTATTCTTGACTCCTCTTCAACTTTTTCCTGATCTCGCTGCTCAGAGATCCGTGATCTTTCCCTGCTTCTTCTGGACACAAAAATTTTCTCTTTCAGACAATTATACTGCTGTAAGATGAGCGCTCCAATTCCCTTATTTT is drawn from Candidatus Scalindua sp. and contains these coding sequences:
- a CDS encoding PAS domain S-box protein, which translates into the protein MSSENKGIGALILQQYNCLKEKIFVSRRSRERSRISEQRDQEKVEEESRIRIEVLEKRLDECNRELAETNEILKSEIAEHKRTEEKRCRLSQAIEQSSSSIVITDKDGIIEYVNPKFTQITGYDSGEVIGRNPSILKSQKTPSQVHKNLWEAITSGREWHGTFCNTKKNGKNYWESASISPVRNSEGIITHFIAVKEDITERKSAESRLRAQHIVTKVLAEAATIREAFSKILQAVCKALEWDLGEIWLLDKKECLLHCCELWHLPSLEVSEFATITRQRTFPPGIGLPGRVLSSVQPIWIEDVVRDSNFPRAKIASREGLHGAFGFPILSGKEVLGTISFFSHEIRQPDRELLAMMSAIGSQIGVFIKRRRGENELEKSETKYRRLIENLQDNYFFYSHNTEGIFTYISTSITNILGYTPKEFLTHYAEYMTDDPINTEVVHHRELSTKGIKQPPYKVEIYHKNGSIRTLKVQEVPVFDNQNKVISVEGIAEDITERNQMEEALLQSEKLKAMGVMTSGISHEFNNILAIIKGYALLLEDKYRDHEEINNKLNVILKSVADGTEIVSRMMKFTRSETDESHFTSLEVGELLKEVIDFARPRWKTVSQANGIDYQIEEHGLQEIPMVRGNSTELREVLLNIINNSLDAMPEGGCLSFRTWKSGDMVCISITDTGEGMYEDVRRNIFDPFLTTKVPKGTGLGMSVSYGIIKRHGGRIEVESEVGKGTTITLWLPVSKKVRSLGVDSREKQEFTFRGLRILVVDDEPYVCEFLSEFLTDEGQKVTSVCRGSDAVKLLKEECYDLVLCDLVMPEVGGKDIIKLIETLDRKPKVGLITGWSEKIGSSDNAVLNVDFIIKKPFEFSVLSSHINSIFGSKEEKE